A part of Geothrix oryzae genomic DNA contains:
- a CDS encoding HAD-IG family 5'-nucleotidase, with protein MTAWDPALLAAPPLLDADDRLPPEHKLFALRTLPLGEIRAIGFDMDHTLARYRSPEIDELAFKKAARLLVRDRGYSPWLLEVDYDPAFAVRGLVLDGLRGNLLKLNRERQVVRASHGGRPLSRLEAEAIYSRRRLSTAAKGFRSIDTLFEIPESHLYAQMVDGFDRGRLKAENYLQLFRDVRWAVDTAHRNGEMKAEILEHRHFFIPQDPQLALALDRLKREGKKLFLLTNSEWSFTAGVLGHLLNGQDEARPLWTDYFDLVVVSSRKPAFFLETPPPVPVEGQPRCFMGGHAAWLESVLGAEGEQVLYVGDHIYGDVLRSKKNASWRTLLLVPELERELKLLESRSQDMRELLHLETVRRRTLRRASVLMDQWKRNRVRRHLLGPRLSAEATIALDHEAAHLASSAEALQRRVELQTLELDALTQAVEAAFNPLWGPIFRDRDEQTRFADQIQQFACAYTGKVGNLYMYDPHATVYAPVPTLPHERMT; from the coding sequence ATGACCGCCTGGGACCCTGCCCTGCTCGCCGCACCGCCCCTGCTGGATGCGGACGACCGGCTGCCGCCGGAGCACAAGCTCTTCGCGCTGCGGACGCTGCCGCTGGGAGAGATCCGGGCCATCGGTTTCGACATGGACCATACCCTGGCCCGCTACCGCTCACCGGAGATCGACGAGCTGGCCTTCAAGAAGGCGGCCCGGCTGCTGGTCCGCGACCGCGGCTACTCCCCCTGGCTGCTGGAGGTGGACTACGACCCGGCCTTTGCGGTGCGGGGCCTGGTGCTGGACGGGTTGCGGGGCAACCTGCTGAAGCTCAACCGGGAGCGGCAGGTGGTCCGGGCCAGCCACGGGGGCCGCCCCCTCTCGCGCCTCGAGGCGGAAGCCATCTACAGCCGCCGGCGGCTGTCCACGGCAGCCAAGGGCTTCCGGAGCATCGACACGCTCTTCGAAATCCCCGAGAGCCACCTCTACGCGCAGATGGTGGATGGCTTCGACCGCGGCCGCCTGAAGGCCGAGAACTACCTTCAGCTCTTCCGGGATGTGCGCTGGGCTGTCGACACCGCCCACCGGAACGGCGAGATGAAGGCCGAGATCCTGGAGCACCGCCACTTCTTCATTCCGCAGGATCCCCAGCTGGCCCTGGCCCTGGACCGCCTCAAGCGCGAAGGCAAGAAGCTCTTCCTCCTCACCAACAGCGAATGGAGCTTCACCGCGGGCGTGCTCGGGCACCTCCTGAACGGCCAGGATGAGGCCCGCCCCCTGTGGACCGACTACTTCGACCTGGTGGTGGTCAGCAGCCGCAAGCCCGCGTTCTTCCTCGAGACGCCCCCGCCGGTACCCGTCGAGGGGCAGCCCCGCTGCTTCATGGGGGGGCATGCCGCCTGGCTGGAATCCGTGCTGGGCGCGGAGGGCGAGCAGGTGCTCTATGTGGGTGACCACATCTACGGTGATGTCCTGCGCTCGAAGAAGAACGCCTCCTGGCGGACCCTGCTGCTGGTGCCGGAGCTGGAGCGGGAGCTGAAGCTGCTGGAGTCCCGCAGCCAGGACATGCGGGAGCTGCTGCACCTCGAGACCGTGCGGCGGCGGACCCTGCGCCGGGCCTCGGTGCTCATGGACCAGTGGAAACGCAACCGGGTGCGCCGGCACCTGCTGGGCCCCCGCCTGAGCGCCGAAGCCACCATCGCCCTGGACCACGAGGCCGCCCACCTGGCCAGCAGTGCGGAGGCCCTCCAGCGGCGTGTCGAGCTGCAGACCCTCGAGCTGGATGCCCTCACGCAGGCCGTGGAGGCGGCCTTCAACCCCCTCTGGGGGCCCATCTTCCGGGACCGCGACGAGCAGACCCGCTTTGCGGACCAGATCCAGCAGTTCGCCTGCGCCTACACGGGAAAGGTGGGCAACCTCTACATGTACGATCCCCACGCCACGGTCTATGCGCCCGTCCCCACCCTGCCCCACGAGCGGATGACCTGA
- a CDS encoding hybrid sensor histidine kinase/response regulator codes for MTILLLILLAALLQIVAAWFALRINRIAGRPLAWILMSSALALMAVRRIFLLLEFHQNGFPAYLLPNEVMSFVISALLLGGVILIHGLFRAKAAEAASLEVARAGAREDADKLSAVLRATPVPTWIAEDSECRVVHGNPAAADLLRVPVDANHSAPALQEARETWTGHFRLVQHGRELRPDEMPMQRACLKGEEVREEPLDLVFTDGTVRHLMSYATPLRLGDGRIHGAVCCMVDLTEFRRVEGALAKAHKMESLGMLAGGLAHDFNNIFQVMVANLEMARSSATGESPVRSYLDRLQAGLDRASNLSRDILHCSGGDLRRPESLDLSSLVAGVLDQMGLGVTRDLATVLPRVMMDPVLVGRVVEGLVTNALEANSAPGAVRVRTFMRQITSVELAAGHWPEPVEPGLYAVLEVTDQGDGIDAAALPRIFDPFFSTRDMGRGLGLPAALGILRGHRGGIQVESIPGAGSVFRGYFPSPESLEAPVVPPVDGLPTRNLVLLADDEAELRSVLAEMLQEWFGLEVVCASDGQEALEIFNHRPEAFDLVFLDATMPRMNGVEAFRRMRQVRPGLPGILCSGYALPASREQAVAEGFADFLKKPFTSKELREILDRVLTSRA; via the coding sequence GTGACCATCCTCCTCCTCATCCTCCTGGCGGCGCTGCTGCAGATCGTGGCGGCCTGGTTCGCCCTGCGGATCAACCGGATCGCGGGGCGGCCCCTGGCCTGGATCCTGATGTCCTCGGCCCTGGCCCTGATGGCTGTGCGCCGGATCTTCCTGCTGTTGGAATTCCACCAGAACGGCTTCCCCGCCTACCTGCTTCCCAACGAGGTCATGAGCTTCGTGATCTCGGCCCTGCTGCTGGGGGGCGTCATCCTCATCCATGGGCTCTTCCGCGCCAAGGCGGCGGAGGCCGCGAGCCTGGAGGTGGCGCGGGCCGGGGCCCGGGAGGATGCCGACAAGCTCTCCGCGGTGCTCAGGGCCACGCCCGTGCCCACCTGGATCGCCGAGGATTCCGAGTGCCGGGTCGTCCATGGCAATCCCGCCGCCGCCGACCTGCTGCGGGTGCCCGTCGATGCGAACCACTCCGCTCCGGCCCTTCAGGAGGCCCGGGAGACCTGGACGGGCCACTTCCGGCTGGTGCAGCACGGGCGGGAGCTCCGGCCGGACGAGATGCCCATGCAGCGGGCCTGCCTGAAGGGGGAGGAGGTCCGGGAGGAGCCGCTGGACCTGGTCTTCACCGACGGGACCGTGCGCCACCTCATGTCCTATGCCACGCCCCTGCGTCTTGGGGATGGCCGCATCCATGGCGCCGTGTGCTGCATGGTGGACCTGACGGAGTTCCGCCGGGTCGAGGGCGCCCTGGCCAAGGCCCACAAAATGGAGAGCCTGGGCATGCTCGCCGGGGGGCTCGCCCACGACTTCAACAACATCTTCCAGGTCATGGTGGCCAATCTGGAGATGGCCCGGTCCAGCGCGACGGGGGAGTCCCCCGTGCGGAGCTACCTCGATCGCCTCCAGGCGGGCCTGGACCGGGCCTCCAACCTCAGCCGCGACATCCTCCACTGCTCGGGGGGGGATCTGCGGCGGCCCGAGTCCCTGGACCTGTCCTCCCTGGTGGCGGGCGTGCTCGACCAGATGGGTCTGGGGGTGACCCGCGACCTGGCGACCGTGCTGCCACGGGTGATGATGGATCCGGTCCTGGTGGGCCGCGTGGTCGAGGGCCTGGTGACCAATGCCCTGGAGGCGAACTCGGCGCCGGGCGCCGTCCGCGTGCGGACCTTCATGCGTCAGATCACCTCCGTCGAACTGGCCGCGGGGCATTGGCCCGAGCCGGTGGAGCCCGGGCTGTACGCGGTGCTGGAGGTGACGGACCAGGGTGACGGCATCGACGCGGCCGCCCTGCCGCGGATCTTCGACCCGTTCTTCTCCACCCGGGACATGGGGCGCGGCCTGGGCCTGCCCGCGGCCCTGGGGATCCTCCGGGGCCACCGCGGGGGCATCCAGGTGGAAAGCATCCCCGGGGCCGGCAGCGTCTTCCGGGGCTACTTCCCCTCGCCTGAAAGCCTGGAGGCGCCCGTCGTTCCGCCAGTCGATGGCCTGCCCACCCGCAACCTCGTGCTGCTGGCGGACGATGAGGCCGAGCTGAGGTCGGTGCTGGCCGAGATGCTCCAAGAGTGGTTCGGGCTGGAGGTGGTGTGCGCTTCGGACGGGCAGGAGGCCCTGGAGATCTTCAACCACCGGCCCGAAGCCTTCGATCTGGTGTTCCTGGACGCGACCATGCCCCGCATGAACGGGGTGGAGGCCTTCCGGCGCATGCGGCAGGTCCGGCCGGGGCTGCCGGGGATCCTGTGCAGCGGCTATGCCCTGCCGGCCTCCCGGGAGCAGGCCGTGGCCGAGGGGTTCGCCGACTTCCTCAAGAAGCCCTTCACCAGCAAGGAGCTCCGGGAGATCCTCGACCGGGTGCTGACTTCCAGGGCCTGA
- a CDS encoding DegT/DnrJ/EryC1/StrS family aminotransferase: MPYQRRPDFLPFTRPMVGEEEIAEIIDTIHSGWITTGPKSAAFEEKLKAYNGVPHCLVMNSATTAQEITMQVLEIQPGDEVITTSLTWVSTLSTVVLQGGVPVLVDIDPVTLNIDPAKLEAAITPRTKGIIPVHLTGLPCPMDEIWRIAEKHGLWVIEDAAQAMGAHYKGTKIGGNPRSIMSVYSFHPNKNMTTGEGGAIAFFNGDYESRIKRLRFHGIDRDAWKRFAKEGSPHTEVYEPARKANFMDLQAAMGLHQIDKLDGFNARRGVLFHRYLELMKDLDEVMLPWPGDADHGHCYHLFVLRIHPEKVGLDRDAFVAALKEENIGTGIHYRPAHIHPWYRDFYAAHPAHLPKDGLPHSEWSGERLLSLPLWPGLGEADQDQVVAAIRRVIAHAKVASRIIL, translated from the coding sequence ATGCCCTATCAGCGCCGCCCCGACTTCCTCCCCTTCACCCGGCCCATGGTCGGCGAGGAGGAGATCGCGGAGATCATCGACACCATCCACAGCGGGTGGATCACCACGGGGCCCAAGTCGGCCGCCTTCGAGGAGAAGCTGAAGGCCTACAACGGCGTGCCGCACTGCCTGGTGATGAACAGCGCCACCACCGCCCAGGAGATCACCATGCAGGTGCTGGAAATCCAGCCCGGCGATGAAGTGATCACCACCTCGCTGACCTGGGTGAGCACCCTCAGCACGGTGGTGCTGCAGGGCGGTGTGCCCGTGCTGGTGGACATCGACCCGGTGACGCTGAACATCGATCCGGCCAAGCTCGAGGCCGCCATCACGCCCCGCACCAAGGGCATCATCCCCGTGCACCTCACGGGCCTGCCGTGCCCCATGGATGAGATCTGGCGCATCGCGGAAAAGCATGGCCTCTGGGTCATCGAGGACGCGGCCCAGGCCATGGGCGCCCACTACAAGGGCACCAAGATCGGCGGCAATCCCCGCTCGATCATGAGTGTCTACAGCTTCCACCCGAACAAGAACATGACCACGGGCGAGGGCGGTGCCATTGCCTTCTTCAACGGCGACTACGAGAGCCGCATCAAGCGCCTGCGCTTCCACGGCATCGACCGGGACGCGTGGAAGCGCTTCGCCAAGGAGGGCAGCCCCCACACGGAAGTGTACGAACCGGCCCGCAAGGCCAACTTCATGGACCTCCAGGCCGCCATGGGCCTTCACCAGATCGACAAGCTGGACGGCTTCAATGCCCGGCGCGGCGTGCTGTTCCACCGCTACCTCGAGCTGATGAAGGACCTCGACGAGGTGATGCTCCCCTGGCCCGGCGATGCCGACCACGGGCACTGCTACCACCTCTTCGTGCTGCGCATCCACCCCGAGAAGGTGGGCCTGGACCGGGACGCCTTTGTGGCCGCCCTCAAGGAGGAGAACATCGGGACGGGTATCCACTACCGCCCGGCCCACATCCATCCCTGGTACCGGGACTTCTACGCCGCGCACCCCGCGCACCTGCCCAAGGACGGCCTGCCGCACAGCGAATGGAGCGGTGAGCGCCTCCTGAGCCTGCCCCTCTGGCCCGGCCTCGGCGAGGCTGACCAGGACCAGGTGGTGGCCGCCATCCGGCGGGTGATCGCCCACGCAAAAGTCGCGAGCCGCATCATTCTCTGA
- a CDS encoding sensor histidine kinase, whose amino-acid sequence MSASNSSSGPKPIPPTYPVAPPAGKASSGPKQVPGAPAARPQGAELLAELLQSQRQLTQVTAEARDLRAKLGRRSHQMQMLQHVSEILAATSKGGQVVSVVLDVLVQEFHCPRAVVWALEDGGSGYVPKEGFGFPRPAWSAMRLPAPNPFPDTPLVLFQSQWLDATCGEDPLQALRGPEGAPLYFIPFEHQLLLLGFVVLAMPADRRVEEEELDSIAILQRQAAISLYNAWLFRDLSEQRDALQSQTLELERVNNRLREADQLKSEFLALTSHELRTPLTGILGFTRLVMDGLYDDAEEMRSMLQDSYSSGQHLLGLLNDILDLAKIESGRMEVHPEPHSLAPLLDEVKPIAEAYPRQPAVTLEWPEVVDIPEVMVDPSRLKQVLLNLLSNALKFTKEGTVSIQVERHPGVIALLVVDTGIGVSPEAQARLFQKFAQAEGGHSREYGGTGLGLVICKHLMEMMGGTISLSSEGLGTGSTLRITIPIA is encoded by the coding sequence ATGTCAGCCTCGAACTCCTCCTCCGGCCCCAAACCGATCCCGCCCACCTATCCCGTGGCGCCACCGGCGGGCAAGGCCAGTTCAGGCCCGAAACAGGTTCCGGGCGCCCCGGCCGCCCGGCCCCAGGGGGCCGAGCTGCTGGCGGAGCTCCTGCAATCCCAGCGGCAGCTGACCCAGGTCACGGCCGAGGCGCGGGATCTCCGGGCCAAGCTGGGCCGGCGCTCCCACCAGATGCAGATGCTCCAGCATGTGTCCGAGATCCTGGCCGCCACCTCCAAGGGCGGGCAGGTGGTGAGCGTGGTGCTGGATGTGCTCGTCCAGGAATTCCACTGCCCGCGGGCCGTGGTGTGGGCGCTCGAGGACGGCGGCTCCGGTTATGTGCCGAAGGAGGGCTTCGGCTTCCCCCGCCCGGCCTGGTCCGCCATGCGCCTGCCGGCGCCGAACCCCTTCCCGGATACGCCCCTGGTGCTGTTCCAGAGCCAATGGCTGGACGCCACCTGCGGCGAGGATCCCCTCCAGGCGCTGCGGGGTCCCGAAGGCGCGCCGCTCTACTTCATCCCCTTCGAGCACCAGCTGCTCCTGCTGGGCTTCGTGGTCCTCGCCATGCCCGCGGATCGCCGGGTGGAGGAGGAGGAGCTGGATTCCATCGCCATCCTCCAGCGGCAGGCGGCCATTTCGCTCTACAACGCCTGGCTGTTCCGCGACCTCTCCGAACAGCGCGATGCCCTGCAGAGCCAGACCCTCGAGCTGGAGCGGGTGAACAACCGCCTGCGGGAAGCCGATCAGCTGAAAAGCGAATTCCTCGCCCTCACCAGCCACGAGCTGCGCACGCCCCTCACGGGCATCCTGGGCTTCACGCGCCTCGTCATGGACGGCCTCTACGACGACGCCGAGGAAATGCGCTCCATGCTGCAGGACAGCTACAGCTCGGGCCAGCACCTGCTGGGGCTGCTCAACGACATCCTCGACCTCGCGAAGATCGAATCCGGACGCATGGAGGTTCATCCGGAACCCCACTCCCTCGCCCCCCTGCTCGACGAGGTGAAGCCCATCGCGGAGGCCTACCCCCGCCAGCCCGCCGTGACGCTGGAGTGGCCCGAGGTGGTGGACATCCCCGAAGTGATGGTGGATCCGAGCCGCCTGAAGCAGGTCCTCCTGAACCTGCTCTCCAACGCCCTGAAGTTCACCAAGGAAGGAACGGTGAGCATCCAGGTGGAGCGCCATCCCGGCGTCATCGCCCTGCTGGTGGTGGATACCGGCATCGGCGTGAGCCCCGAGGCCCAGGCCCGCCTCTTCCAGAAGTTCGCCCAGGCCGAAGGGGGCCACAGCCGGGAATACGGGGGCACTGGCCTCGGCCTGGTCATCTGCAAGCACCTCATGGAGATGATGGGCGGCACCATCAGCCTGTCCAGCGAGGGCCTGGGCACGGGCAGCACCTTGCGGATCACGATCCCAATCGCCTAG
- a CDS encoding sensor histidine kinase: MANRAQTFSLQRIIFLSVSVVLCVQVGWWIKLQIRESGRLLAARSQALKAGRAEAWQMDSLRVLTYIHGQPDPSSRRGAIEGRVPSMPSLEERRQAIHSTFPYVAMVPYPVAPDDPPLLDGSAYLTLRPEPLAELERQERHAIIRTGSEGAFMVVAVLFGFVVLYRKLSEELGLKLRQRNFTSAVTHELKTPIASLKVWTETLFTRSLGEEQRQRIRGLMEKDLDRLNELVGNLLDVARAESGSLVLHTAPLELAPWLRGVCEGMDHRLGPGALGLKLETTPEPLWAQADPKALGTVIENLLSNAFKYAAEPRETTVTLDGDGEDILIVVSDLGHGIAAKDLPRIFHRFFRVGDEMTRQVSGTGLGLFLVKEIVTRHGGEVRVSSRGLGLGSAFTIRLPRLAPPLEAPQEATAPDPTGSLEAG; encoded by the coding sequence ATGGCCAATCGCGCCCAGACCTTCTCGCTGCAGCGGATCATTTTCCTGTCCGTGTCCGTCGTGCTGTGCGTCCAGGTGGGCTGGTGGATCAAGCTGCAGATCCGCGAATCGGGGCGTTTGCTGGCGGCCCGCTCGCAGGCCTTGAAGGCCGGACGGGCCGAGGCCTGGCAGATGGACAGCCTGAGGGTGCTCACCTACATCCACGGCCAGCCCGATCCGTCGTCCCGGCGCGGCGCCATTGAGGGCCGGGTCCCATCCATGCCCAGCCTGGAGGAGCGGCGGCAGGCCATCCACTCGACCTTCCCCTATGTGGCCATGGTGCCCTACCCCGTGGCACCGGATGATCCCCCCCTGCTGGACGGCTCCGCCTACCTGACCCTGCGCCCGGAGCCCCTGGCCGAGCTGGAGCGCCAGGAGCGCCATGCCATCATCCGCACCGGCAGCGAGGGCGCCTTCATGGTGGTGGCCGTGCTGTTCGGCTTCGTCGTCCTCTACCGGAAGCTGTCGGAGGAACTGGGCCTCAAGCTGCGCCAGCGCAACTTCACCTCCGCCGTCACCCACGAACTCAAGACCCCCATCGCCTCCCTGAAGGTCTGGACGGAGACGCTCTTCACCCGCAGCCTCGGCGAGGAGCAGCGCCAGCGGATCCGGGGTCTCATGGAGAAGGACCTGGACCGGCTCAATGAGCTGGTGGGCAACCTGCTCGATGTGGCCCGGGCCGAATCCGGGAGCCTCGTCCTCCACACGGCTCCGCTCGAGTTGGCCCCGTGGCTGCGGGGCGTCTGCGAAGGCATGGACCACCGGCTGGGGCCCGGGGCCCTGGGCCTGAAGCTCGAGACGACCCCGGAACCCCTGTGGGCCCAGGCGGACCCCAAAGCCCTCGGCACCGTCATCGAGAACCTGCTCTCCAACGCCTTCAAATACGCCGCCGAGCCCCGGGAGACCACCGTCACGCTGGACGGGGACGGCGAGGACATCCTCATCGTCGTCAGCGACCTGGGACATGGCATCGCCGCCAAGGACCTGCCCCGGATCTTCCATCGCTTCTTCCGGGTGGGCGACGAGATGACCCGCCAGGTGTCCGGCACGGGCCTCGGCCTGTTCCTCGTCAAGGAGATCGTGACCCGGCACGGCGGCGAGGTGCGGGTGTCCAGCCGCGGGCTCGGGCTGGGCTCGGCCTTCACCATCCGCCTGCCCCGGCTGGCGCCGCCCCTGGAAGCCCCGCAGGAGGCGACCGCCCCCGATCCGACGGGTTCCCTGGAGGCTGGATGA
- a CDS encoding RNA polymerase sigma factor, with protein MSPTPGERPETALVQAAAAGDAEAFEALVRPHLGMLFRVIDRILGNEAESQDALQDALLTLHRELPGFQGASKFSTWAYRICVNQALMARRKRVRRREDAIEDLMPRFGDDGHHMNVDGLLEWSEDAEALMKVEQEELKARVRAGLDRLSDDQRAVFVLRDLEGWNTDEISRQLGITRELVRQRVHRARLALRAMLPEFAPGQGEEP; from the coding sequence ATGAGCCCCACGCCCGGGGAGCGCCCCGAAACCGCCCTGGTCCAGGCCGCCGCCGCGGGGGACGCGGAGGCCTTCGAGGCCCTGGTCCGCCCCCACCTGGGCATGCTGTTCCGCGTCATCGACCGCATCCTGGGCAACGAGGCCGAAAGCCAGGACGCCCTGCAGGATGCCCTGCTCACCCTCCACCGGGAGCTCCCCGGCTTCCAGGGGGCCAGCAAGTTCAGCACTTGGGCCTACCGCATCTGCGTGAACCAGGCCCTCATGGCCCGCCGGAAGCGGGTCCGGCGCCGGGAGGACGCCATCGAGGATCTGATGCCACGATTCGGTGACGACGGGCATCACATGAATGTGGATGGGCTCCTCGAATGGAGCGAGGATGCGGAGGCGCTGATGAAGGTCGAACAGGAGGAGCTGAAGGCCCGGGTCCGGGCGGGCCTGGACCGCCTGTCCGACGACCAGCGGGCCGTCTTCGTCCTGCGCGACCTTGAGGGCTGGAACACCGATGAGATCAGCCGGCAGCTCGGCATCACCCGGGAGCTGGTGCGCCAGCGCGTGCACCGGGCCCGTCTGGCCCTGCGGGCCATGCTGCCCGAATTCGCACCCGGCCAGGGGGAGGAGCCATGA
- a CDS encoding cupin domain-containing protein, producing MTLFMPTCAEVVDLLTDYEEGALGPFHWLGLKLHLSLCPPCRAFLDSFHRTAPILRALWGNPAGPAAERALDGALAALREGRLPQGPQHHPEEEAWRALEPGGDPLTALLLRVHLGHCGTCRGIHGPGQALASGDHPLVALRPLLPPEDQWEWTRHGLGGAQVARLMKDPATGATLSLARMPGGRTMPVHGHRGPELSLVLSGALQDGPAHLRPGDWIAHGPDHQHGPTADQGSDCWTLIRLEGGVQFRGWRSLLGVVG from the coding sequence ATGACCCTGTTCATGCCGACCTGTGCCGAAGTGGTGGATCTGCTCACGGATTACGAGGAGGGCGCCCTGGGGCCCTTCCATTGGCTCGGACTCAAACTGCACCTGAGTCTGTGTCCCCCGTGCCGCGCCTTCCTGGACAGCTTCCACCGCACGGCCCCCATCCTGCGGGCCCTGTGGGGCAACCCCGCCGGGCCGGCCGCCGAGCGGGCCCTCGATGGCGCCCTGGCCGCCCTGCGGGAGGGCCGCCTGCCCCAGGGCCCCCAGCATCACCCCGAAGAGGAGGCCTGGCGCGCCCTCGAACCCGGCGGCGATCCCCTGACCGCGCTGCTGCTGCGGGTGCACCTGGGCCACTGCGGGACCTGCCGCGGCATCCACGGCCCCGGGCAGGCCCTCGCCTCCGGCGACCATCCCCTCGTCGCCCTCCGCCCCCTCCTCCCCCCGGAGGATCAGTGGGAGTGGACGCGCCACGGCCTTGGCGGCGCGCAGGTGGCCCGGCTCATGAAGGATCCCGCCACCGGCGCGACCCTGAGCCTGGCCCGCATGCCCGGCGGGCGGACCATGCCGGTCCACGGGCACCGGGGGCCCGAGCTGTCCCTGGTGCTGTCCGGCGCCCTCCAGGATGGCCCGGCGCACCTCCGGCCCGGCGACTGGATCGCCCACGGGCCGGACCATCAGCACGGCCCCACGGCCGATCAGGGAAGCGACTGCTGGACGCTGATCCGCCTGGAGGGCGGCGTGCAATTCCGGGGCTGGCGGAGCCTGCTGGGGGTCGTGGGCTGA
- a CDS encoding DMT family transporter, which yields MTGHGDRMRGAALVALAALLWSSSGLFIKVLPLGALQIAFARSLVAALTIALVVKLRGGRPFPRPDALAFACAAAYAGVLIFFVAATKLTTAANAIFLQFSAPIYLVFLEPRLAGRPVARRDLLAVILCLGAMGLFFVGRLGAGTLAGNLLGVVSGLCLALFSMTLKLQRERRPEVDPIGAIILGNLLVAAVCAPALPGLRVTLPQAGILLYLGVFQIGIAYLLFNAGMKHLSATAAVVTGTLEAVLNPVWVFLGIGERPSAWALLGGLLILGTIIWYSLPPRPSGRRSARL from the coding sequence ATGACCGGACATGGCGACAGGATGCGGGGCGCGGCCCTGGTGGCGTTGGCGGCCCTGCTCTGGAGTTCCAGCGGGCTCTTCATCAAGGTGCTGCCCCTCGGGGCCCTGCAGATCGCCTTCGCCCGCAGCCTGGTGGCGGCCCTCACCATCGCCCTGGTGGTGAAGCTCCGGGGCGGGCGCCCGTTCCCCCGGCCGGACGCCCTCGCCTTCGCGTGCGCCGCCGCCTATGCGGGGGTGCTCATCTTCTTCGTCGCCGCCACCAAGCTCACCACCGCCGCGAACGCGATCTTCCTCCAGTTCTCCGCCCCCATCTACCTGGTGTTCCTCGAGCCCCGGCTCGCCGGACGACCGGTGGCGCGCCGGGATCTCCTGGCGGTGATCCTCTGCCTCGGCGCCATGGGCCTCTTTTTCGTGGGCCGGCTCGGAGCGGGCACCCTGGCGGGCAACCTTCTCGGCGTGGTCTCCGGCCTCTGCCTGGCGCTCTTCTCCATGACCCTCAAGCTGCAGCGGGAACGCCGCCCCGAGGTCGATCCCATCGGCGCCATCATCCTCGGCAACCTGCTGGTGGCGGCCGTCTGCGCCCCCGCCCTGCCGGGCCTCCGGGTCACCCTGCCCCAGGCCGGCATCCTGCTCTACCTCGGCGTCTTCCAGATCGGCATCGCCTACCTGCTCTTCAACGCCGGGATGAAGCACCTGTCCGCCACGGCCGCCGTGGTGACCGGCACCCTGGAGGCCGTGCTCAATCCCGTCTGGGTCTTCCTCGGCATCGGCGAGCGCCCCTCGGCCTGGGCCCTTCTGGGCGGGCTGCTGATTCTCGGGACGATCATCTGGTACAGCCTGCCGCCGCGCCCGTCCGGACGCCGTTCCGCCCGGTTGTGA